A DNA window from Myxococcota bacterium contains the following coding sequences:
- the tyrS gene encoding tyrosine--tRNA ligase — protein sequence MDANSLTPAEAAEIDRQLAVMRDGAAEWYGEDELRPRLAKALREGRPLRVKLGLDPSAPDIHLGHSVVLGKLARFQELGHTPIFLVGDFTARIGDPTGKKKTRPALSAEEVEANAKTYVAQAGLVLDVERAEVRYNSEWMDRLSPADFVRLCSHSTVARLLERDDFSKRYAAGEPIAVHEFLYPFAQAYDSVALEADVELGGTDQTFNLLMAREVQRTYGQAPQAVITHPLLVGTDGVEKMSKSLGNAIGLTEPPEDMYGMVMSVSDALMLDYFDHLHAGQWEDLRPARASLGDGSGDPLAFKQALARRLVTRFHDASAADAAADHFRKVVQRKELPDDIAEHALVTDEDGRRGLLDVIAALGLAKSRGEARRLVAQGAVQLDGTRVEDVGLFLAPGAYLLQVGKRRFARLVLESAPG from the coding sequence GTGGACGCGAATTCCCTGACCCCGGCCGAAGCGGCGGAGATCGATCGCCAGCTCGCCGTCATGCGCGACGGCGCAGCCGAGTGGTACGGAGAGGACGAGCTGCGTCCGCGGCTGGCCAAGGCGTTGCGCGAGGGCCGGCCGCTTCGCGTGAAGCTGGGCCTGGATCCCTCGGCCCCCGACATCCATCTCGGACACTCGGTCGTGCTCGGGAAGCTCGCGCGCTTTCAGGAGCTGGGACACACCCCGATCTTCCTGGTGGGGGACTTCACGGCGCGCATCGGGGACCCCACCGGCAAGAAGAAGACCCGGCCTGCGCTGTCCGCAGAGGAGGTCGAGGCCAACGCGAAGACCTATGTCGCGCAGGCGGGCCTCGTGCTGGACGTCGAGCGCGCCGAGGTCCGGTACAACAGCGAGTGGATGGACCGGTTGTCCCCCGCCGACTTCGTGCGGTTGTGCTCGCACTCGACGGTGGCGCGCTTGCTCGAACGCGACGACTTCTCGAAGCGCTACGCGGCGGGCGAGCCGATCGCCGTGCACGAGTTCCTGTATCCCTTCGCCCAGGCCTACGACTCTGTCGCCCTCGAGGCCGACGTCGAGCTCGGTGGAACCGACCAGACCTTCAACCTGCTGATGGCGCGCGAGGTGCAGCGGACCTATGGGCAGGCGCCTCAGGCCGTGATCACCCACCCGCTGCTCGTCGGCACCGACGGTGTGGAGAAGATGTCCAAGAGCCTGGGCAACGCGATCGGGCTCACCGAGCCGCCCGAAGACATGTACGGCATGGTGATGAGTGTCTCCGACGCGCTCATGCTGGACTACTTCGATCATCTCCACGCGGGTCAATGGGAAGACCTTCGACCGGCGCGCGCGTCGCTCGGCGACGGAAGTGGCGATCCGCTCGCGTTCAAGCAGGCCCTCGCGCGACGGCTGGTGACACGGTTCCATGACGCTTCGGCGGCTGACGCCGCAGCGGATCACTTCCGCAAGGTGGTTCAGCGCAAGGAGCTGCCCGACGACATCGCGGAACACGCGTTGGTGACGGACGAGGACGGTCGGCGCGGCCTGCTCGACGTGATCGCGGCTCTCGGCCTCGCGAAGTCGCGGGGGGAGGCCCGGCGACTGGTGGCCCAGGGGGCCGTGCAGCTCGACGGCACCCGGGTCGAGGACGTCGGATTGTTCCTCGCGCCGGGTGCCTATCTCTTACAGGTCGGCAAGCGTCGCTTTGCCCGGCTCGTCCTGGAGTCTGCCCCCGGGTGA